The following are encoded together in the Raineyella sp. LH-20 genome:
- a CDS encoding glycine--tRNA ligase gives MAPSKLDNVISLAKRRGFVFPSGEIYGGTRSAWDYGPYGVELKENIKRQWWKWMVTGREDIVGLDSSIILPREVWVASGHVGVFTDPLTECLSCHKRLRADHLQEEYAAKHGVDDPDTVPLAEINCPNCGVKGRWTEPRDFNMMLKTYLGPVEDESGLHYLRPETAQGIFVNFKNVMTAARKKPPFGIGQVGKSFRNEITPGNFIFRTREFEQMEMEFFVEPGTDEEWHQYWIDNRHQWYVELGIDPANLRFYEHPKEKLSHYSKRTVDIEYRFGFQGSDWGELEGVANRTDFDLGTHTQHSGTVLDYFDQAKGEHYTPYVIEPAAGLTRSLMAFLTDAYVEDEAPNAKGGVDKRTVLKLDPRLAPVKVAVLPLSRNESLTPKAKDLAGCLRKHWNVDFDDAQAIGKRYRRQDEIGTPYCVTVDFDTLEDQAVTVRERDTMSQERIAIDQVESYLADKLIGC, from the coding sequence GTGGCCCCGAGCAAGCTCGACAATGTCATTTCCCTCGCCAAGCGGCGCGGCTTCGTTTTCCCCAGCGGCGAGATCTACGGCGGCACGAGGTCGGCGTGGGACTACGGGCCCTACGGTGTCGAGCTGAAGGAGAACATCAAGCGCCAGTGGTGGAAGTGGATGGTCACCGGGCGCGAGGACATCGTCGGACTGGACTCCTCGATCATCCTGCCCCGTGAGGTCTGGGTGGCCTCCGGTCACGTCGGCGTCTTCACCGACCCGCTCACCGAGTGCCTGTCCTGCCACAAGCGCCTGCGGGCCGACCACCTGCAGGAGGAGTACGCCGCCAAGCACGGCGTCGACGATCCCGACACGGTGCCGCTGGCCGAGATCAACTGTCCGAACTGTGGCGTCAAGGGCCGGTGGACAGAGCCGCGCGACTTCAACATGATGCTGAAGACCTACCTCGGCCCGGTCGAGGACGAGTCCGGCCTGCACTATCTGCGCCCGGAGACCGCCCAGGGCATCTTCGTCAACTTCAAGAACGTGATGACCGCGGCGCGCAAGAAGCCGCCGTTCGGCATCGGCCAGGTCGGCAAGTCCTTCCGCAACGAGATCACCCCGGGCAACTTCATCTTCCGCACCCGCGAGTTCGAGCAGATGGAGATGGAGTTCTTCGTCGAACCGGGGACGGACGAGGAATGGCACCAGTACTGGATCGACAACCGCCACCAGTGGTACGTCGAGCTCGGCATCGACCCGGCCAACCTGCGCTTCTACGAGCACCCCAAGGAGAAGCTGTCGCACTACTCCAAGCGGACCGTCGACATCGAATATCGGTTCGGCTTCCAGGGCTCCGACTGGGGTGAGCTGGAGGGTGTCGCGAACCGCACCGACTTCGACCTCGGCACCCACACGCAGCACTCCGGCACCGTGCTGGACTACTTCGACCAGGCCAAGGGTGAGCACTACACGCCGTACGTGATCGAGCCGGCGGCCGGACTGACCCGCTCGCTGATGGCCTTCCTCACCGACGCGTACGTCGAGGACGAGGCGCCGAACGCCAAGGGCGGGGTGGACAAGCGCACCGTGCTCAAGCTCGATCCGCGGCTGGCGCCGGTCAAGGTGGCGGTGCTGCCGCTGTCCCGCAACGAGTCGCTGACCCCGAAGGCCAAGGACCTCGCCGGCTGCCTGCGCAAGCACTGGAACGTCGACTTCGACGACGCCCAGGCGATCGGCAAGCGCTACCGACGCCAGGACGAGATCGGCACCCCCTACTGCGTGACGGTGGACTTCGACACCCTGGAGGACCAGGCGGTCACGGTCCGGGAGCGCGACACGATGTCCCAGGAGCGGATCGCGATCGATCAGGTGGAGTCCTACCTGGCCGACAAGCTGATCGGCTGCTGA
- a CDS encoding antibiotic biosynthesis monooxygenase family protein: protein MSKPRGSATLTHVLVIHRFRVPEGGAAEFAVVAGIAVDHFRSRPGVAGVDLVRNLDDPQLWALVSRWDDPGSYRRAIGGAAATYALMPVMAYALDEPTAYLPAEELGENVPRGQVG, encoded by the coding sequence ATGTCAAAACCACGTGGGTCGGCTACGCTGACCCACGTGCTGGTGATCCATCGCTTCCGGGTCCCGGAGGGCGGCGCGGCGGAGTTCGCAGTCGTCGCCGGGATCGCCGTCGACCACTTCCGTTCCCGCCCCGGGGTGGCCGGCGTCGACCTGGTCCGCAACCTCGACGATCCACAGCTGTGGGCGTTGGTGTCGCGGTGGGACGACCCGGGCAGTTATCGCCGGGCGATCGGCGGCGCGGCGGCGACGTACGCCCTGATGCCGGTGATGGCGTACGCCCTCGACGAGCCCACCGCCTACCTGCCGGCCGAGGAGCTGGGGGAGAACGTCCCGCGGGGGCAGGTCGGCTAG
- a CDS encoding NUDIX domain-containing protein, whose product MATPEFILRQRAKLGHELLWLSGCTAVVLRDGPEGPETLLIQRTDNGLWTPVAGIIDPGEQPYAAALREVREEAGVVAAIERLAWVTVTDVITYENGDQTQYIDHTFRCRWVSGEPRPDHEETAQARFFPIDRLPPMNEVHASRVRVVLEDRPETRLGPYVP is encoded by the coding sequence ATGGCCACCCCCGAGTTCATCCTCCGCCAGCGGGCGAAACTGGGCCACGAGTTGCTCTGGCTGTCCGGATGCACCGCAGTGGTGCTGCGGGACGGCCCGGAGGGCCCCGAGACCCTGCTGATCCAACGGACCGACAACGGTCTGTGGACCCCGGTGGCCGGGATCATCGACCCGGGTGAACAGCCGTACGCGGCGGCGCTGCGCGAGGTGCGCGAGGAGGCCGGGGTGGTCGCGGCGATCGAGCGGCTGGCCTGGGTGACCGTCACCGACGTCATCACCTACGAGAACGGCGACCAGACGCAGTACATCGACCACACGTTCCGCTGCCGGTGGGTGTCCGGCGAGCCACGGCCCGACCACGAGGAGACCGCGCAGGCCCGGTTCTTCCCGATCGACCGGCTTCCGCCGATGAACGAGGTGCACGCGAGCCGGGTCCGGGTGGTCCTGGAGGACCGCCCCGAGACCCGGCTCGGACCGTACGTTCCCTGA
- a CDS encoding DUF6457 domain-containing protein, with protein sequence MAKSSDPAVEAEKMREMSRWLDAASAELGLDPAVVDLVRTPMLDMIAAVAHGPTRPGAPMTAMLVGLASDPDDPSEILERVARITALAADWAPGGEPQG encoded by the coding sequence ATGGCGAAATCGTCGGATCCGGCCGTCGAGGCCGAGAAGATGCGGGAGATGAGCCGGTGGCTCGACGCGGCGAGCGCCGAGCTGGGCCTCGATCCCGCCGTGGTGGACCTGGTGCGGACGCCGATGCTCGACATGATCGCGGCGGTCGCCCACGGTCCGACCCGTCCGGGCGCGCCGATGACGGCGATGCTGGTCGGGCTGGCCTCCGATCCGGACGACCCCTCGGAGATCCTCGAGCGGGTGGCCCGGATCACCGCGCTGGCCGCCGACTGGGCACCGGGCGGTGAGCCGCAGGGCTGA
- a CDS encoding HAD family phosphatase, producing the protein MSPRAVVFDMDGVLTDTESIWDTVRRGLTADEGLAWPAGATAAMMGMSTAEWSRYLVDTVGLSGTPEQAAQRTIEALAVRYADHLPVLPGAVAAVRRLAGRWPVGLASSSPRRLIDVSLAALGIADAFAATVSTEEVGRGKPSPDGYLQACALLGADPRECVAIEDSSNGLRAAAAAGMAVIAVPRPDFPPAPEALALADVVVADLDAVGLDLVAGLR; encoded by the coding sequence ATGAGCCCTCGCGCAGTCGTGTTCGACATGGACGGTGTCCTCACCGACACCGAGAGCATCTGGGACACGGTGCGTCGTGGCCTGACCGCCGACGAGGGGCTGGCCTGGCCGGCCGGGGCGACCGCCGCCATGATGGGGATGAGCACCGCCGAGTGGTCCCGCTACCTGGTCGACACCGTCGGACTGAGCGGCACCCCCGAACAGGCGGCGCAGCGCACCATCGAGGCGTTGGCCGTACGCTACGCCGATCACCTTCCCGTCCTCCCGGGCGCGGTCGCGGCGGTCCGGCGGCTCGCCGGACGGTGGCCGGTGGGACTGGCCTCCTCCTCCCCGCGCCGGCTGATCGACGTCAGCCTGGCCGCCCTGGGCATCGCCGACGCGTTCGCCGCCACCGTCTCGACCGAGGAGGTGGGACGGGGCAAGCCCTCCCCCGACGGCTACCTGCAGGCCTGTGCGCTGCTCGGCGCCGATCCGCGGGAGTGCGTGGCGATCGAGGACTCGAGCAACGGTCTGCGCGCCGCGGCAGCGGCCGGGATGGCGGTGATCGCCGTGCCCCGGCCGGACTTCCCGCCGGCCCCCGAGGCCCTGGCGCTGGCCGACGTCGTCGTCGCGGACCTCGACGCGGTCGGCCTCGACCTGGTGGCCGGGCTGCGCTGA